Part of the Burkholderia sp. FERM BP-3421 genome, TGTCATCACCTGGACGGCGACGCCGAAGCGGTCAGCCATCAGCTCGAGCGGCAGATCCGCTCGCCGCGCTATTTCGCGCCGATCGTCGCGGGCAGCGGCCAGGGCGGTGAACTGGCGCGGCGCATCCTGCAGCAGGCGCCGGAGAACACCATCGCCGGCGCGGTCGCGGTGGGCGCATCGCGTCCGCTCGATCCGCGCTTCAAGCCCTGCCAGCCCGATCCGTCGGTCAGCCGCCGCGCGACACCCGGCTTCGTCGAGAGCGCGCCCACGGGCGACGCCGCGAAGGTCGCGGCGCTCGTCGCGCCGCACCTGCGCGACGGCAGCGCCGACGAACTCGACGTCTCGGACCTGCCGCTCGTGCCGCTGCCCGCGCGCCAGCCCGATCCGGACGGCCTGCTGGCCATCGTCATCTCGGGCGACGGCGGCTGGCGCGATCTCGACAAGACGATCGCCGAGGCATTGCAGAAGGACGGCGTGTCGGTGGTCGGCTGGGACAGCCTGCGTTACTTCTGGAGCGAGAAGCCGCCCGCGCAGACGAGCCGCGACCTCGCGCGCGTGATGCGCACCTACATGAAGCGCTGGCACGCGCGCCACGTCGCGCTGATCGGCTATTCGTTCGGCGCGGACGTGATGCCGTTCGCGTACAACCGCCTGCCGGACGACCTGAAGGACAAGGTCCGGGTGATCTCGCTGCTCGGCCTCGCGCCCGCCGCCGATTTCCAGATCCGCGTGACCGGCTGGCTCGGCATGCCGGCCAGCGACAAGGCGCTGCCCGCGCGGCCGGAACTCGCGAAGCTGCCGCCTGCCGCCGTGCAGTGCTTCTACGGCGCGACGGAGAAGGACTCGCTGTGCCCGGCGCTCACCGGCACCGGCGTCGACGTGATCCCCACACAGGGCGATCACCATTTCGGCCGCGACTACGTCGCGCTCGAGCAACGCATCCTCGCGACCTTCCGCAAGCGGATCGCCAACCTGCCGAAGTAATGCCGCATCGCCGCGAAGCGCCCCTCCCCGGTGCGCGCTTCGCGGCGGTACGCGCCTCGCGCATTTCGCCGCGCGTCGTTCCGCGCCGCATCATTCAGCGAATTCGAATAAGCGCTCGACTACTTCGCGCGCGGCGCTGTTTTTTGTTCTTACGCTACCTATACTCGACCCCATGCAGGCACGCTGCATGACGTAACGCTTGCGCCCTTGCCGTCACATCAAGCCAGCCACAAGACAGCGCATGTCCGATTTGTAATTCAGACCATTCCTTGCGGCGAGAACCGAACGCGGCAAATCGCCTTATTCTTCAACTGCGTGGCCGATAGCGTCATTCCGTATCTACAAAATAAACGTAAGGATTATGCAATCCGGCTTAATCAGACGAATCAAAAACAATTCGTCCGCATCAAACATATTTTGACCACGCGTTTCTGTCTTGCTATGGTTTCGGCACCCGACCAGCCAGTTCGGTCACCATTCCGAGACGCCGCCCCGCCCTTGCCGGACGGCCTGACGAATGCACCGGACAGCCTGGAAAGGGCAGCGCGGTACATGACGAAAAAGCCGCCGGCGAACGCGACGATGCGACCGGCGGACGCGACAGAGGTGGGGTTCCCGACATTCAATCGAATTGCAGGCAAGCATCAATCAAAATGTAAGGATTCCTCTTCATTTGATTGATGGCTCGTCGCAATCGATTTCGACCTCCTCTTTCCCATCGAAAATCATGTCCCGCCGGATATTCATCTGCATGCGGGTTGATTTCTCTATAGATAATTTCGCATAACGAATCATTTATTCAAGCAATGAACCGACGCATTCAATGACGGCGCCGTGTCCACAGGTATCAGGCAGTAGGGGTGCAGGCAGCGATCGTGCATCGCATAAGAGCGCCGAGATCCGGACCCCGGGGTAACGAGGCCCCGGCGTACGCGGCGGATGGGGTCTTACCGACGAGTGAGAGGAGCAAGATGAAACAACGAGCATTGGCGGTGGCGATCAGAAGAATCGTGTGGGCGGAGCTTGCGTTGACAGCCACGCTGGCGTCGCCGGCGTTCGCGCAAAGCCAGCCCGCGCCGGGCGCCGTCGCGGTCGCGGCCGAAGTGGCCAAGCAGGCGCCGACCACCGTCGCGCAGGCCGCCCCACCCTCCGTCGTGCCGGCCGACGCGGCCGCGCCGGCCTCGGACGCGGCCGCCGCGCCCGCCGCCCCGGTCAAGGCCGGCCAGGGCAACGTCGCGCAGATCAAGCGCTTCGAAGTGACAGGCTCGCTGATCCGCAGCGCCGACAAGGTCGGCTTCAACCAGGTGCAGACGGTCAGCCAGAAGGAGATCCAGGAGAGCGGCTACACCAACGTCGCGGACTTCATGCGCGGCGTGTCGGCCAACTCGGCGAGCAGCTGGAGCGAAGGCCAGACCAACGGCTTCGCCGCGGGCGGCGCGGGCATCGCGCTGCGCGGCCTCTCCGAGAAATACACGCTGGTGATGGTGGACGGCCAGCGGGTCGCGCCGTATGCGTTCGCGTCGAACGGCACGGATACGTTCTTCGACCTGAACACGCTGCCGCTCAACATCATCGACCACATCGAGATCGTCAAGACGGGCGCGGTGTCGCAGTACGGCTCCGACGCCATCGCGGGCGTGGTCAACATCATCACGAAGAAGAACTTCCAGGGCCTGCAGCTCGACGGCAGCTACGGCGGCGCGACCCAGGGCGGCCAGGGCACCACCAAGTTCAGCATCCTCGGCGGCTTCGGCGACCTCAACGCGGACCGCTTCAACGTGACGGCGGCCGCCAGCTTCTACCGCGCGACCGGCTTCACGATCGCCGATCGCGACACCACCAAGAACCAGGACTTCACGGGCCAGCCGGGCGGCCTGTCGCTGCTCGCGCCTTCGTTCTGGCAGACCAACGGCGGCGCGACCGCGCAGGCGCTCGCCGGCTGCCCGTTCGGCGGCTCGGTGAAGCCCGCCGCGAGCAACTATCTGACCGCGGGCGCCGGCATGGGCGGCACGATCTGCGGCGCGAACTCGGGCGAATCCACCTCGATCGCGCCGTGGACCGAGCGGCTCAGCGCGAAGGTGCACGCGGACTTCAAGGTCAACGACGCGATCACCGCGTTCGGCGACCTGTGGGTCAGCTCGAACAACACCGACCAGAACAACGGCGTCGCGACCGTCGGCAGCCCGTCCTCGCCGACGCTCACGCTCAACCCGGCGACCGGCCAGCTGAGCCAGTTCAACAGCGTCGTGCCGGTCAGCAACCCGTACAACACG contains:
- a CDS encoding virulence factor family protein; its protein translation is MAATVALAHAAQPETMSGGRYGDVSVTRPAGAMRGFVVLFSDEGGWRASDQTAADTLANAGAMVVGVDTPRYAANLAQKVEACHHLDGDAEAVSHQLERQIRSPRYFAPIVAGSGQGGELARRILQQAPENTIAGAVAVGASRPLDPRFKPCQPDPSVSRRATPGFVESAPTGDAAKVAALVAPHLRDGSADELDVSDLPLVPLPARQPDPDGLLAIVISGDGGWRDLDKTIAEALQKDGVSVVGWDSLRYFWSEKPPAQTSRDLARVMRTYMKRWHARHVALIGYSFGADVMPFAYNRLPDDLKDKVRVISLLGLAPAADFQIRVTGWLGMPASDKALPARPELAKLPPAAVQCFYGATEKDSLCPALTGTGVDVIPTQGDHHFGRDYVALEQRILATFRKRIANLPK